The following proteins are encoded in a genomic region of Chloracidobacterium sp.:
- a CDS encoding SDR family oxidoreductase, producing the protein MMFRRSIFVTGFPGFITARLVERLANSETQFFLLVEERFLEQAMERVSLIAETALVPPENFALVAGDITQSDLGISGEDLETILFETTDVFHLAAVYDLAVEKDLAFRVNLEGTKNVNSFAQKVSELRRYNYISTCYVAGRREGRIAETELEHTAGFRNYYEETKYLAEVEVERLKAELPVTIYRPAVVVGDSKTGETAKYDGIYHLIRYLRKAPMVLRVLNVGNPKVRLNLVPVDFVVDAIAALSTDKAAVGRTLALADPSPLTTAELFDVIAEDLTGRRSEFNPSPQLTEWFLNTRLSPVITGLPRSGVPYFFLPQTYDTASADKLLAPHGIKCPRFGDYVDKLTDFVEHHPEL; encoded by the coding sequence ATGATGTTTCGACGGTCGATCTTTGTAACAGGCTTTCCGGGTTTTATAACGGCTCGCCTTGTCGAACGGCTGGCGAACAGTGAGACGCAGTTCTTTTTGCTTGTCGAGGAACGCTTTCTCGAACAGGCAATGGAAAGAGTGTCGCTCATCGCCGAAACAGCACTTGTCCCGCCTGAGAACTTCGCACTTGTTGCGGGTGACATTACCCAGAGTGACCTCGGTATCAGCGGTGAAGACCTCGAAACCATTCTATTTGAAACAACGGATGTTTTTCACCTCGCGGCTGTCTATGACCTTGCGGTCGAGAAAGATCTCGCTTTTCGCGTAAACCTCGAAGGCACAAAGAACGTTAACAGTTTTGCCCAAAAGGTAAGCGAGCTGCGCCGCTACAATTACATTTCGACCTGCTATGTTGCAGGCAGACGCGAGGGCCGCATCGCCGAGACCGAGCTCGAACATACCGCAGGTTTCCGCAACTATTACGAGGAAACGAAATACCTGGCCGAGGTTGAGGTCGAGCGGCTGAAAGCTGAGCTTCCCGTCACGATCTATCGGCCCGCCGTCGTCGTCGGCGACTCAAAGACCGGCGAGACGGCGAAGTATGACGGCATTTATCATCTGATCCGTTATCTGCGTAAAGCGCCGATGGTGCTTCGCGTTCTTAACGTCGGCAATCCGAAAGTACGGCTCAATCTTGTGCCCGTGGACTTTGTAGTTGATGCGATTGCGGCCCTCTCAACGGATAAAGCGGCTGTCGGGCGTACGCTCGCCTTGGCAGATCCTTCGCCGCTGACGACCGCCGAGCTTTTTGATGTCATCGCCGAGGATTTGACGGGACGCCGTTCAGAATTCAACCCTTCACCGCAGTTGACGGAGTGGTTCCTGAATACACGTTTGTCGCCTGTGATCACGGGTTTGCCGCGTTCCGGTGTGCCGTATTTCTTTTTACCGCAAACCTACGATACGGCGTCTGCTGACAAGCTGCTTGCACCGCACGGCATCAAATGTCCGCGTTTCGGCGACTATGTTGACAAGCTGACAGACTTTGTCGAGCACCATCCTGAACTCTGA
- a CDS encoding TolC family protein, protein MKRHLGFIFLLFAAVGGYSQTPTPIPVPETVVVPPVAESFRSDDRDLPNLERVGVDAMDQRPLTKQEAIELALENNKDIEVARKTHSIAGWDLKAARGIYQPRLSGQTFYDHTTTPNVSIFSNNRTTTVGTLAGNAGVIAPLPRFGTIFSANLQSSRVTTDNPISILSPQENVALGFSLTQPLFRGRRFDAQRRTIEIAKRNYELTDTQFRQRSIESVAQVEKAYWDLTYALRNLQVQRDAVRDAKNQLEHNRRLVEEGQLAPIDIVAAETQVANFEQAVYDALNTVNLTENLLKNLIAPNRADNIWRQSLTPVDPVEQTVPTVTLADAIDDAMQNRPEIVLNNTQKEINKLDQRLYRDQKKPQIDLVASYASAGIGGGQNPHFSPIFPSACSTDPTSPACQQQQANMALLTGNPFTGVFANRYPTFRVGLNFNIPLFGDKTAAAQLGHAKVEAERIETQREQLEQGIQVEVRNALQAIRTAEARLRAAAIARENSERQYDSEQRKLDAGQSDVYRVLDRQTALTAAKSGELRARTELNKAIAEFERATGTTLKVNNIETKLHH, encoded by the coding sequence ATGAAAAGGCATCTTGGCTTTATATTTCTTTTATTTGCGGCGGTCGGAGGATATTCGCAGACTCCCACGCCGATACCTGTGCCCGAGACGGTCGTCGTGCCGCCGGTTGCGGAGTCCTTTCGATCGGATGACCGCGATCTGCCAAATCTCGAACGCGTCGGTGTTGACGCGATGGATCAACGCCCGCTTACCAAACAGGAAGCGATCGAGCTTGCACTGGAGAACAACAAGGATATTGAGGTCGCGCGCAAGACACATTCGATCGCCGGCTGGGACCTTAAAGCCGCACGCGGCATCTATCAGCCGAGGCTTAGCGGTCAGACATTCTACGATCATACAACAACGCCGAACGTCAGCATCTTCAGCAATAATCGGACGACGACCGTCGGCACACTTGCGGGAAATGCGGGCGTGATCGCGCCGCTGCCGAGATTCGGCACGATATTTTCGGCGAACTTACAGAGCAGCCGCGTAACGACCGACAACCCCATAAGCATTCTAAGCCCGCAGGAGAACGTGGCGCTCGGATTTTCGCTTACGCAGCCTCTGTTTCGCGGGCGCCGATTTGATGCACAGCGCCGCACTATCGAGATCGCAAAACGAAACTATGAGCTTACGGATACGCAGTTCCGTCAGCGTTCGATCGAATCGGTAGCGCAGGTCGAGAAGGCGTATTGGGATCTTACATATGCCCTGCGAAACCTGCAGGTGCAGCGTGACGCAGTGCGCGATGCCAAGAATCAGCTCGAACATAATCGGCGGCTTGTGGAAGAAGGCCAGCTCGCGCCGATAGACATCGTCGCAGCCGAAACGCAGGTCGCAAACTTCGAGCAGGCGGTTTACGACGCGCTAAACACGGTCAACCTTACGGAAAATCTGCTCAAGAATCTTATCGCACCGAACCGCGCCGATAACATCTGGCGCCAATCTCTAACGCCGGTCGATCCGGTCGAACAAACCGTACCGACCGTTACGCTTGCAGATGCGATCGACGATGCAATGCAAAATCGGCCTGAGATCGTGCTTAATAACACCCAGAAAGAGATAAATAAGCTCGACCAGCGTTTATATCGCGATCAGAAGAAGCCGCAGATCGACCTTGTCGCGAGCTATGCATCGGCGGGCATCGGCGGCGGGCAGAACCCGCACTTCAGCCCGATATTCCCATCGGCGTGTTCGACAGATCCGACGTCGCCCGCGTGTCAGCAGCAGCAGGCGAATATGGCGCTTCTCACGGGCAATCCGTTCACGGGTGTTTTTGCGAATCGGTATCCGACATTTCGCGTAGGCCTGAACTTCAACATTCCGCTCTTCGGCGACAAGACGGCCGCAGCACAGCTGGGACATGCAAAGGTCGAGGCCGAACGTATTGAGACGCAGCGTGAGCAACTCGAACAAGGCATACAGGTCGAGGTTCGCAATGCCCTGCAGGCGATACGCACCGCCGAGGCACGGCTCCGTGCGGCGGCCATCGCACGCGAGAATTCGGAGCGGCAATATGATTCCGAACAGCGCAAGCTCGACGCGGGCCAATCAGATGTCTATCGCGTACTCGATCGGCAGACGGCTTTGACCGCAGCCAAGAGCGGTGAGCTGCGGGCGCGGACCGAGCTTAATAAGGCGATCGCCGAATTTGAACGCGCGACCGGCACGACGCTTAAGGTAAATAATATAGAGACAAAGCTGCATCATTGA
- a CDS encoding NAD(P)H-quinone oxidoreductase, with product MKAVHFSDFTGTAIEFRDVPEPSGPNAGQVLVRVKAAGVNRADLIQAAGKYPPPEGYSPYIPGLEFAGEVAACGSSADAWRIGDRVFGIVAGEAQAEYVLTNTSVIERIPDRLSFTQAAAVPEAFITAHDAVFTQARLTAGETLLIHAVGSGVGLAALQMAKAAGIKVVGTSRTAEKTDRCLDLGLDSAIVATEPAFADKVLAATDGRGADVILDLVGGAYFAENVRSLAHKGRLMLVGLTSGRRSEIDLGMLLTKRAAVIGTTLRARSMAEKAAATRAFASQFIPKIASGEITPVIDRIFPAAEVREAYRYLASNKSFGKVILEF from the coding sequence ATGAAAGCCGTTCATTTCAGCGACTTTACGGGCACGGCGATCGAATTTCGCGACGTGCCCGAACCATCGGGGCCAAATGCCGGACAGGTTCTTGTGCGTGTCAAGGCTGCGGGCGTCAACCGTGCCGATCTTATACAGGCCGCGGGCAAATATCCGCCTCCCGAAGGTTATTCGCCGTATATTCCGGGGCTGGAATTCGCGGGCGAGGTAGCCGCATGCGGCAGTTCTGCGGATGCGTGGCGTATAGGCGATCGCGTATTCGGCATAGTTGCGGGCGAGGCGCAGGCAGAATACGTATTGACCAACACAAGCGTGATCGAGCGAATACCCGACAGACTTTCCTTCACACAAGCGGCAGCAGTACCCGAAGCATTCATTACGGCGCACGATGCTGTCTTTACACAAGCACGTCTTACAGCAGGCGAAACGCTTCTTATCCATGCGGTCGGATCGGGTGTCGGGCTTGCCGCGCTTCAAATGGCAAAGGCCGCAGGAATAAAGGTCGTCGGAACATCGCGAACAGCCGAAAAAACTGATCGTTGCCTCGATCTGGGGCTTGATTCGGCGATCGTCGCAACTGAACCCGCATTTGCGGATAAGGTGCTTGCGGCGACGGACGGCCGCGGCGCCGACGTGATACTTGACCTCGTCGGCGGGGCGTATTTTGCGGAGAACGTAAGGTCGCTCGCACACAAAGGTCGCTTGATGCTCGTCGGCCTCACATCGGGGCGAAGATCTGAGATCGATCTGGGAATGCTGCTGACAAAACGTGCAGCGGTGATCGGCACAACGCTCCGGGCACGCTCAATGGCGGAAAAGGCGGCGGCAACGCGAGCCTTTGCATCGCAATTCATCCCGAAGATAGCCTCCGGCGAGATCACGCCGGTAATTGACCGGATTTTTCCTGCCGCCGAGGTTCGCGAAGCTTACCGATATTTAGCGTCGAACAAGAGCTTTGGTAAAGTGATATTGGAGTTTTAG